TATCGACAGTGTATTCAAGGGAGCCGAAATCCTCACTGGGTTTATCTTGAACAGTTGTACGCAAAAATTCTTGATAGGGTTTGATTTCTCGTAAGTCGATATGTTCTCCACGTGCCCTAGGTCCTAATATAAAATGCTCCATGATGGTGCTTTCGAGGATGAAATCCGCTTTATATTGGAATGCCTCATCGATCCTTTTTCCTAGTTCAATGGCTTGATTCTTGATAAAGGTATTCATTTGCGCACGCAGGTTTTTTCCATTCTGATCCATTTTAGGCATGGAAGAAGTATTGAGGACGATTTCGATGTTTTGATTTTTATTCAAAATTTGACGCAGCCTGAAAAGGGACTGAAAAAAGGTGCGTCGGAGCATCATATAGTCCACAGAGAGAATATTAATGGCATCATCGGGTTGTGGTACATCTGTGCCGGTGCAGCCTTTCTCATTGATAAGGAAAAAGCAGGCATTGATGTCGACATTGGCTTTCTGGAAGTCTTCCGGTTGCGTTCCATCTAGGAAAGTCCTGACAGAGGTTCCGTCAGCCTTTTCTGAATACACACAGGGAATGGGAGTTCCGTTGCCGCCGGGATGATGGAGATAGAATATATGGTTGATAGGCCTCTTAATGGGTCTTTCCGGAATTTTTTCGGATCCTTTTTCAGGGCGGGGGTTATAGAATTTCCAAATCCTTCCCGGAACATCGTTAGAAGGAATATGTTTAGAGAGTGCCGACGCATCGAGGAAGCCGACAATCCTTTCTTTATTAGGGTTGTTGGTAACGATTTTATTTAGGATGTATTCAGGATCATTATTTGTCGTTTCATGGATGGGCACTTCGCCGTTGCTTTCGCGACGGAAAAGTTTGTCAATGATAGAGCCTTCGGTCCCGACATCCAGGAGAATGTTTTTGACTAATTTACTGGCAAAGGTTAGGTAGTTCCAGGGTGTGCCTGAAAATCCACGGAAGCTATTAAACAACCAGGCAAGTGTAAGCCCATTGGCAGTATACCTTTCAGGAAAATAAGTCACCTTTTCAGCAGCTATTTCCCTTTCTATGCGTATTGAACGCAAAGGATCTGATTGCACATTTTTAACTGCAGCATCCATAGCAGCGGGGTTATCGCTTTCGGAGAGGCGGATGCCGGTTGCTTCAAAATACTCTACCCCTGATGGAGTATCGTTGAGTAGTTTTTTTGTTTTAAGGACTTCCTGCTCGGCTTTTTGGCGCATTTTCTGCGTGAAGAATATTAGCTGGTCTTTGCCTGGAGGGAATCCGAAGAGGTTTTGGAACCAGAGGACAAGCTTGCGGTAGTGGTAGCCTATTTCGGTAAGGGCAGGAATTCCTGCACCTTCGTAGGGGACAATATCTATTCCCAAGCGGCCGAAGTTGCGTCCGGCATCTTCAGCAAAAGCTGTGGGGAGGATATCTTTATAGAGATGGCGTACAATAGCTATTTCGTCCGCAGCTTCCCTTTCTTCGCTGCGTTTAGAATTTTTAAGTTTTTTAAAGTATTGCAGAAAGAGGAAGTCATCTTTTTCTGTACCCTTAAGCTGTTCTATTTCTTTTTGATACTTGTCACTATTATCCACATATCTCTGTAATTCAGGATTGATGGAGTTGACGGCATAGCGGATGAAGGCGGAATGAAGATCCGGATGGCGGTGGAGCCGCATCGAAGGGAATGAGTTGGCCAATTCCTGCGCTATCACAGAGTAAATATTTTTGAATTGTGAAGGAGAAAGCCCTTTTTGTTTGTTTTCTTTAAGGTTCATCCACTCTTTTAGGGAAGTTAATTTACCGTTTTCATCAGGAATCTGTAGGCTGTCTGAGTTAAAATACTTGTAGATCTGCTCTACAAGGAGTATTCGTTCATGTTTTAATTTTTGCGGTTCGTTTCCGGGGATGTCGACGGCATATCCTAGGTTTAATAGCTGGTCTATTTCATCGCCTAAAGCATCTCCTTTTTCGCGCTGGCTATTGCAGATATCAGCCATCAGCTCAATGGATTCATTTGAGTAGGCAGCTTCTAAACTTTCTTTCTTGAGGTAAGCCCATAGGAATTCCATGAGCTGTGGAGTCATTAAGATGACATCGCCGGTTTTTTCCGCTGCGTTCATTCTCTGGATGATTTCATTTAAGACTGCAACGGAGTTAAGCTTGTCAGGGGGATATTCTAGGGAGATTACTCCCTGGTTGAAGTTTTGGCGCTGAGATTTCCTCAAATTTGCTTTGACAGATCCTAACTGTTCCGGCTGAACGATTAGGATGGCGCGGCGGCCGGAGCGTGCAGCTTGAGAAAGGAGGATGGAAGAGAGAACGGCTGTTTTACCTCCTCCCATGATCAGCTGTACTATGCGGTTAACATATTTACCGTTTTTATCAAGCTTAGACATTTTTTCAAGTAAGAAGACCTGTTTGGGGCGGGGAGTCATCTTGCTCATGTAGTCAAAAACCAGGACGGTAGGGAGTTTCTGTGGGTCATAGATCTCTTTGAGAGGACGCATAAGGGCGCGTATTTCCCGCAGAAGGTCCTGTCTTTTACTGTTATCCGTTTCTGCAGTTAGTTTGGAGCCGAGTACCATCAGTTCCTTAATCTTACGGATCTCGATGCTGGCCTGAAGGTGTTCAGCGGTCATTTGATAAAGCTGGGAAACTTCATTTTCAGTGAGGTTTGGATTCGCTTTTAGATATTGTTGTCGGCTCTTTTGGTTGAAGAGGTGATGGAGGTCTTCCATGATCAAAGGACGTTGGAATTCGGCTTCGCGTTTTGACCGTTGGAATTCATTTATCGTTTTATTGGCTAAATTGAGGAGGGTTTCAGAGCGGTTTGTATTCTCCGATTCTTTTGCAGTGAGAACAGTAGCCATTTTTGAGAATAGATCCGGGCTAACCTCAGGCTCTATCGGCTTGTTCTCTTGGTTTGCATTTTCTTCGATACCGGCGATATAGTCAGGATTGAACTCGTCAAAAGCGGTTTGAATTAACTCTTCCAGTACCTCTTCTGATGGATCCGTGATAGGAGGGGGACTGAAGAGGGTAGGTTCAGGCCGCTTTACTTTATTTTGTTCAGGCAGGGGAGGGATGAACTGTTCCCGAAGAGATGCCAGAGCAGAAGGTTGAATAGGGAATGTTAAGTCATTATCTTGAGGACGCAGCACCTTTTTGGGAGCTTTTTTCAATGTTTTATAGGGCAGCTGAGGACCTTGGAGCTCTGCCCACTTTGGGCTTAAGGGCGAGGAGCCTTTTTTTTGATTTATACCTTCGTTGTTTTTTACTACTTGGTTTAGTTTATAAATAAAATTCCAGATCGTTTCTGCTTTACTTTCCCTCTCGTCAAAATAGGTTTTTACAGGCGTCACGGCGTCAGGAACCATGGCATTGGGTTGCAGTGCGGTTTGAAGGTATGCATAAAGCTCTCGGTCAATCTCATTTTTAAAATTGTCAGAGTTTGCCCCCCACAACTGCAGCCTGAAGGCAAGCCTTTTTTTCTCGGCTTCCGATTGAGACTTGGAATTACCCTGGACATTGCCTCTTGCGATGAGGTATGCCGAGTAAAACATTTTTTTCCATGTCTGCCATCCATGAGCTTGGGCTAGGGTGTTTGTGAAAATAAATGGCTGTAAGTAGTTCTCGAAGGAAATTTCAGGGTTTTCTAATGTTGGAATAAAGTCATAGGAATTAAGTATTTGCTGAATTTTACGTTCAGCATTTTGCGTTTGTTGATGTGTTCCATAGCGAGTGGATAAGCTTTCATTAAAATGCCTCTGGATAGAAGGAGTATTGATATCAGCCAGGGATTGGATATTTGGTAAAGAGGAGATTTGCTTGGAAGGCACTTTCTTATTTAAGATCTCTTTGCGATTTTTAATAATTTTATCGAGATTTGTATTGCGAATGAATTTAGCAAGTCTCAAAAGAGCTAATTCCATTTCTTTGGGAAGCTCTAGCTGTGTAGAAAGCCGTTTTATATTGCTTAGATAAGTTTGAATGAGGGTTTCCGATACAGCATTCTTTAGAAGATAATTTGCTTTAAGCCCTATAGCAGCAGCTTCCACAGAAGAATCGTATTTTTCTGCGTATGTGATGATTCTCTCCAAGCAATAGGCACTTAGAATGTCTACGTTCTCTGTCGGTTCGATAGAATCCAGGAGCGTTTTCGCTTTCAAATATTCCTCTTGCCCTAACAGAATATTCGATAAAATAACCCTTTCAGAAAGTGTCCTAGGTTTTACGCTTCCGTTGGCATAGTCGAAGAAGATAAATGAGGAGCTGTCGGGGCGGCGGATCGAAATATGGGCGGACTTCTCACCTCTACTTTTAACGATCTTGCGGTTAGAACACATGATTTTGGAGGAGCCGTCATATTTATTGATCAAAACTAGGTAGTTATTGTTCCCATACAGCAAACCATTTTGCCTAAGAGGAGCGAGAACTAGATGAGGATGGCTTTCAAGGACAATTTCTTTATCTTTCACTAGGAAGCGCGCATTGAAGCGCGGTAGACTGTACCCAGTGATTTCTCCCTCAGAATTTTCTTCCACTAATATGTATGCGGGATCTTCAATAAGATCTAGGCCTTGTCCCATTTCTTTAGGCATATAGGGGTGCAACGTGATCGATCTGTCATGAGCTGGGTGAATTGTACCGTCACTTAATTGCACATAAAGCGGGTTTCCGTTTTCTTTCGATGAGTAAATGACCTCTCGTGGAGTGTTAAGACTTACCCAGGCCGTCGTATTTCTAAATAAAGAGCTAGGGATATTACCTTCTTTAATTTTATGAGAGGGTAAATACTGATACCATGAACCATTGATTTCCCTTTGGGTGCATAAACCGGGTGAATTGTTAGGGAATAGGATGGGGCCAAGTTTTTTTGAGACATATCTTGAAGTTGATCCGATATGAGTGAGCTGGGCAGAGGGATCTTCTCCTAGGATTTCCTTTGCCCATTCTAGGTCGGATTTGTCCCAATTCCCGGTTTGTTTTGTGAGTGTATTTTCAAAAAGTTTTAACATCCCTTGGGAGAGGTAGAAGTTCCATTCTTCCTTGCTTGGTGTAGTTGCAGTTAGGATTCCTGGACTATTAAATTTGATAGTTAAGGAGGTGTCTTGTTTGAGAAGATGATTTTGGGAGAGGATATTTTGAGCTACTTTTTCCCATTGCGGACTGTCAAACGTTTCTAATGCTTTTTGTACGCATAACTGTGCATAAGCTTGAGTTTCGGATGTAAGATAGGGATGGGTCCATTCGTGGCTGCGGGATTCTTTATTTAGGAAATACCAGCTTTCTAAAGCATTTCCTATCTGATTAGAGTTTAGAACAGAATAAAGATAAAGGCGGTGTTGGTGCAGTGCATATTTTTCATTAGGGGTTAAGTCATCTAATTCCAGCCATTGATTGACTAATGCAAGCAGCGGTTTTGCATCATAGACCCCTCTTTGATGCAGATTGGCACCAAAACGGACAAAAAATAGGGCAGCATCGACGACGGGTCTTTTTTTATACTGCAACTCTACATACCGTTCCAAGCCTTTTTCAATAAACTGTTTGCATCGCGCTTGCAAGGCGAGCTCATCCTCAAGAAGCTGGCCTGTAGGATCATAGTGGTTTTCACTTAGGAATGGTGCATTGTTGTATTGAACGGAAATATCATGTCTCATCGGATCTGAGGTGATGTACGTGCGGAAGAAAAGCGTTTCAAATAA
This portion of the Parachlamydiales bacterium genome encodes:
- a CDS encoding DEAD/DEAH box helicase family protein, with product MSTPRISDFAGYIPHPPSNPQRNLPSLPFVSPQREEPLSQEEINLLSRDIEHYSLLNTRHETTNYLGAEGNIKGGLENSPLFLNLAHLFSHPWLNLPGIKSPSVQSGIGMARALFAHFPTALKIFDSLEKIEARIDKTKTLVKNSTNFSEIAHQIKQAALETAHEVRSLPQNQEYYIPIQYHTQGGIHKIFVNFKRIDNDKYDVLLWSTDRNTQEYQTIEVDNAEAKNSPIIHFTSIPSSYLFFNDDGKIRSDFFEALLQTTITDNKIELDFITNGIFKSFWPHYNNQADQTGTFVTGQRPYESNWNVLKTMGYQSFADKETYKTAKIRFLTKALIEVWDKAHNVLAEDNPGAENCRQVLKDSAKHLQKMVFKYFEAGYIDEDEIKQIRVTTQDIIERITAQNNAISDQRQSSKTPIDPYAVTLNTHKDASREAINSIKITRAAQPAKIAAKPLFTSTSFVLPAKPKEIKESLETLATAMKSEGALQTPLALISQVEQVVSTLSLFDDRWAQLDAEQLESVLKSLDSLGDVYQQALVNTKSVTQSKHSAIFDKLYALTHILALKYDSLSTVKTNLKNYIVHYGAPSVDQPEIEFDPHTAATKRQAQEYFKQCGRSSIAHSMKIHSDLRNLPQSLFNFENSIVFAENEENSHDAKFYLELAGGDRHKALQYATNVNPEKRGYYSYYSSLLNSKTPHIHHLRSAAMRSQFFQHQKNFRFASDKASFWEAKVERSSHYKTDTISYFLAALNSENKPTEIGKFQQPTASPEHTFPLDYYRSQLIKDNTFRRKLNKTENETLTNKETEKLWANTPYTPRDLLLCTADRQLLPFQLIEHFTRHIAVLTSNQEQALFETLFFRTYITSDPMRHDISVQYNNAPFLSENHYDPTGQLLEDELALQARCKQFIEKGLERYVELQYKKRPVVDAALFFVRFGANLHQRGVYDAKPLLALVNQWLELDDLTPNEKYALHQHRLYLYSVLNSNQIGNALESWYFLNKESRSHEWTHPYLTSETQAYAQLCVQKALETFDSPQWEKVAQNILSQNHLLKQDTSLTIKFNSPGILTATTPSKEEWNFYLSQGMLKLFENTLTKQTGNWDKSDLEWAKEILGEDPSAQLTHIGSTSRYVSKKLGPILFPNNSPGLCTQREINGSWYQYLPSHKIKEGNIPSSLFRNTTAWVSLNTPREVIYSSKENGNPLYVQLSDGTIHPAHDRSITLHPYMPKEMGQGLDLIEDPAYILVEENSEGEITGYSLPRFNARFLVKDKEIVLESHPHLVLAPLRQNGLLYGNNNYLVLINKYDGSSKIMCSNRKIVKSRGEKSAHISIRRPDSSSFIFFDYANGSVKPRTLSERVILSNILLGQEEYLKAKTLLDSIEPTENVDILSAYCLERIITYAEKYDSSVEAAAIGLKANYLLKNAVSETLIQTYLSNIKRLSTQLELPKEMELALLRLAKFIRNTNLDKIIKNRKEILNKKVPSKQISSLPNIQSLADINTPSIQRHFNESLSTRYGTHQQTQNAERKIQQILNSYDFIPTLENPEISFENYLQPFIFTNTLAQAHGWQTWKKMFYSAYLIARGNVQGNSKSQSEAEKKRLAFRLQLWGANSDNFKNEIDRELYAYLQTALQPNAMVPDAVTPVKTYFDERESKAETIWNFIYKLNQVVKNNEGINQKKGSSPLSPKWAELQGPQLPYKTLKKAPKKVLRPQDNDLTFPIQPSALASLREQFIPPLPEQNKVKRPEPTLFSPPPITDPSEEVLEELIQTAFDEFNPDYIAGIEENANQENKPIEPEVSPDLFSKMATVLTAKESENTNRSETLLNLANKTINEFQRSKREAEFQRPLIMEDLHHLFNQKSRQQYLKANPNLTENEVSQLYQMTAEHLQASIEIRKIKELMVLGSKLTAETDNSKRQDLLREIRALMRPLKEIYDPQKLPTVLVFDYMSKMTPRPKQVFLLEKMSKLDKNGKYVNRIVQLIMGGGKTAVLSSILLSQAARSGRRAILIVQPEQLGSVKANLRKSQRQNFNQGVISLEYPPDKLNSVAVLNEIIQRMNAAEKTGDVILMTPQLMEFLWAYLKKESLEAAYSNESIELMADICNSQREKGDALGDEIDQLLNLGYAVDIPGNEPQKLKHERILLVEQIYKYFNSDSLQIPDENGKLTSLKEWMNLKENKQKGLSPSQFKNIYSVIAQELANSFPSMRLHRHPDLHSAFIRYAVNSINPELQRYVDNSDKYQKEIEQLKGTEKDDFLFLQYFKKLKNSKRSEEREAADEIAIVRHLYKDILPTAFAEDAGRNFGRLGIDIVPYEGAGIPALTEIGYHYRKLVLWFQNLFGFPPGKDQLIFFTQKMRQKAEQEVLKTKKLLNDTPSGVEYFEATGIRLSESDNPAAMDAAVKNVQSDPLRSIRIEREIAAEKVTYFPERYTANGLTLAWLFNSFRGFSGTPWNYLTFASKLVKNILLDVGTEGSIIDKLFRRESNGEVPIHETTNNDPEYILNKIVTNNPNKERIVGFLDASALSKHIPSNDVPGRIWKFYNPRPEKGSEKIPERPIKRPINHIFYLHHPGGNGTPIPCVYSEKADGTSVRTFLDGTQPEDFQKANVDINACFFLINEKGCTGTDVPQPDDAINILSVDYMMLRRTFFQSLFRLRQILNKNQNIEIVLNTSSMPKMDQNGKNLRAQMNTFIKNQAIELGKRIDEAFQYKADFILESTIMEHFILGPRARGEHIDLREIKPYQEFLRTTVQDKPSEDFGSLEYTVDTKEDLVGYANDKLAKLKKIPGTPQGLIKKIETQIKELIEEINASKHLAEKKTAKDMKGLGVQVTVVQQSSRTVTTERTVEVNQEIKTELNRYNFPKEEKPAGEFEWTREDILAFLKDPLKSARVMSLHDALDRDKARLSFSYERPYKNIFGNLHYATDNFLHTQSSILPIFHNSFKRFQQILFIETRTGIVSVQLSKKEAGQFINLLRHSSSYQNVWLVDSNGQSYYDNPRPLPNNPAIRQTLVEVNASNGNMAYLDANEEDTSIWLNTECTHEKPCTCFDTKQKFVALKVLNTPLQNELFVKSDIFHPNLAALKPGGNGRLRLNPDSIAELDTPEEIELLQRDQVNHLSSSPILNLKELQTYYLKEQQIGWLRKPELIATLTPQQFIHLHPDQMQWIHPKQVPWIGNDEKRLHALIPPLLDSLTSIQLTHILDEQVEEIQLEKTLELLNDQKIKFITQPQVALITQEKELKRIPEKWKWITPAQVKAGIVTDDMIPFLEIAESIQALPIDKMHLVPIERRHQHISDAQLQIVHTNLTVFNSLDKSLIQRIHETVAIQALTKDFVPHMSPQDYGKLSEHQVKQLEDADVLKKLPQHQITHVANEQIQHLAKWQLTSLNETQVLSIKDQHFFCYLSNVGLGYLTPAQIALITDRNIMASVIPKLPPKQIELLNADQIKFIKDDNLPDVLKLKNDRWKDLSEAQLDNWRIHYDVARKVQDIPFFDFIDLPSKLRSKGDGIQNFFAFPYRTITGLISAAFTTVTLFTPIFWLRNYYTQPLWNFISRPVRRLFS